The proteins below are encoded in one region of Polynucleobacter sp. AP-Nino-20-G2:
- a CDS encoding helix-hairpin-helix domain-containing protein translates to MNQLLKSLAFSVILAASGLSAASPVNVNTATQSELESIKGIGPAKAKTIIAERLDGGHFQDANDLQKRVRGIGMKSVEKMVDNGLTIEAPSSFREPHGRTAKEGSSPSRRGSRGQNGSRHHPDRAGSNRRN, encoded by the coding sequence ATGAATCAATTATTAAAGTCTTTAGCCTTTTCAGTGATCCTGGCTGCGTCGGGTTTGAGTGCGGCCAGCCCCGTTAATGTAAATACTGCCACCCAATCTGAGCTGGAAAGCATCAAAGGAATTGGCCCCGCTAAGGCAAAGACCATCATTGCGGAACGTTTGGATGGCGGTCATTTCCAAGATGCCAATGATTTGCAAAAACGCGTGCGTGGTATCGGCATGAAGTCCGTAGAAAAAATGGTGGATAACGGTTTAACGATTGAGGCACCCAGTTCATTTCGCGAGCCACACGGACGCACAGCAAAGGAGGGCTCCAGCCCTAGTAGACGTGGCTCGCGTGGTCAAAATGGTTCTCGCCATCATCCGGATCGTGCGGGCTCAAACCGCCGAAATTAA
- the rfaD gene encoding ADP-glyceromanno-heptose 6-epimerase, translating to MTIIVTGAAGFIGANIVQALNARGEKNIIAVDDLRPADKYRNLADLDIVDYLDKDEFLAAFRSGRFGKVRAVFHEGACSDTMETDGIFMMANNFRYTMNLLDICTEQKVQLLYASSAATYGGSDVFVESREHEKPLNIYGYSKFLFDQVMRKRFAENANSAQVVGFRYFNVYGPRESHKGRMASVAFHQYHQYKDNGQVKLFGEYGGYGPGEQSRDFVSVEDVVKVNLYFLDHPEISGIFNLGSGRAQPFNDVAHAVANAMRKLDNANSASLEELVKEKAIEYIPFPDALKGKYQCFTQADLTKLRAAGYAEPFLDVEQGVGRYIAWLSANADFLANPL from the coding sequence ATGACTATTATCGTAACTGGCGCTGCCGGATTTATTGGCGCCAATATTGTTCAGGCTCTCAATGCGCGTGGCGAGAAAAATATTATTGCCGTTGATGATTTACGTCCCGCTGATAAATACCGAAACCTAGCTGATCTCGACATTGTTGATTACCTAGACAAAGATGAATTTTTAGCCGCTTTTAGAAGTGGTCGATTTGGAAAAGTCAGAGCGGTGTTTCATGAGGGAGCATGCTCCGACACCATGGAAACAGATGGTATTTTTATGATGGCGAATAATTTTCGCTACACCATGAATCTGCTTGATATCTGTACAGAGCAAAAAGTGCAATTGCTCTACGCCTCTTCAGCGGCAACCTATGGTGGCTCCGATGTATTTGTAGAGAGTCGCGAGCACGAGAAGCCATTAAATATTTATGGCTACTCCAAGTTCTTATTTGATCAAGTGATGCGTAAGCGTTTTGCTGAGAATGCGAATTCTGCGCAAGTAGTGGGCTTTCGCTACTTCAATGTTTATGGCCCACGTGAATCTCACAAAGGTCGTATGGCCTCAGTAGCATTTCATCAATACCATCAGTACAAAGACAATGGCCAGGTAAAGCTTTTTGGTGAGTATGGTGGTTATGGGCCGGGTGAGCAAAGTCGCGACTTTGTTTCGGTAGAAGATGTTGTTAAGGTAAATCTATATTTCTTGGACCATCCAGAAATCAGCGGCATCTTTAATCTGGGTAGTGGCCGTGCCCAACCTTTTAATGATGTAGCGCACGCGGTTGCCAATGCAATGCGCAAGCTAGATAACGCGAATTCAGCCAGTCTTGAGGAGTTGGTAAAGGAAAAAGCGATTGAGTACATTCCATTTCCGGATGCGCTCAAAGGTAAGTATCAATGTTTTACTCAGGCTGATTTAACAAAGCTACGTGCTGCCGGTTACGCTGAACCTTTCCTCGATGTTGAGCAGGGTGTAGGCCGTTATATTGCTTGGTTGTCAGCCAATGCGGATTTCTTGGCTAACCCACTCTAG
- the rfaE1 gene encoding D-glycero-beta-D-manno-heptose-7-phosphate kinase — MEKANREQFSKARLLVVGDVMLDRYWFGDTNRISPEAPVPVVQVGKIDERLGGAANVARNVAALGAKTTILGVIGNDESGRRVSELLKSSGVDSQLEIDAKVPTTVKLRVIARQQQLIRLDFEEAPSQAALAHKLERYEKLVGDADVVILSDYGKGALGQVALMIEQARAQKKMILVDPKGDDYAKYRGATVLTPNRSELRQVVGQWTSEEDLTKRAQDLRHSLDLQALLLTRSEEGMSLFTEAGVSHVKAQAREVFDVSGAGDTVIGTLAVALAAQWPLERAMALANRAGGIVVGKLGTATVTSEELQ, encoded by the coding sequence GTGGAAAAAGCTAACCGAGAACAATTTTCTAAAGCTCGCTTATTAGTAGTGGGAGATGTCATGCTCGATCGCTACTGGTTTGGTGATACCAATCGCATCTCTCCTGAAGCGCCAGTTCCAGTGGTTCAGGTAGGTAAGATTGACGAGCGCCTTGGTGGCGCGGCGAACGTCGCGCGTAACGTTGCTGCGTTGGGCGCCAAGACCACTATTTTGGGCGTGATTGGCAATGACGAGTCTGGGCGCCGTGTCTCTGAATTGCTCAAATCCAGCGGAGTGGATAGTCAGCTGGAGATTGATGCAAAAGTTCCGACAACAGTGAAGTTGCGTGTGATTGCAAGGCAGCAGCAGTTAATTCGTTTGGACTTTGAGGAGGCGCCTAGTCAGGCTGCTTTGGCTCATAAGTTGGAGCGCTATGAAAAATTAGTTGGTGATGCTGACGTGGTTATTTTGTCCGACTATGGCAAGGGCGCATTGGGTCAAGTCGCCTTGATGATTGAGCAAGCTCGCGCTCAGAAAAAAATGATTCTGGTCGACCCCAAGGGGGATGATTACGCTAAATATCGTGGTGCTACCGTATTGACGCCGAATCGCAGCGAATTGCGTCAAGTTGTTGGTCAGTGGACAAGTGAAGAAGATTTGACAAAGAGAGCGCAAGATTTGCGACACTCCCTTGATCTTCAGGCTTTATTGCTTACTCGCTCTGAAGAGGGGATGAGTTTGTTTACCGAGGCTGGTGTTAGCCATGTCAAGGCTCAAGCGCGTGAAGTCTTTGATGTTTCTGGCGCAGGAGATACGGTGATTGGAACGTTGGCGGTGGCTTTGGCTGCCCAGTGGCCATTAGAAAGAGCGATGGCTTTGGCAAATCGTGCGGGCGGTATTGTGGTGGGTAAATTAGGTACTGCCACTGTGACTTCAGAGGAATTGCAATGA
- a CDS encoding UDP-glucose/GDP-mannose dehydrogenase family protein, whose amino-acid sequence MKVTIIGSGYVGLVTGACLAEQGNNVFCVDVDPKKIEILNSGGVPIYEPGLKEMIERNRIAGRLQFSTDIAASVAHGDIQFIAVGTPPDEDGSADLQYVVAAARNIGRHMTTPKVIVDKSTVPVGTADKVSTAITEELNKRGLSPELCSVVSNPEFLKEGAAVEDFMRPDRIVIGTQSTPAGLRAKEQMRKLYAPFNRHHERTYYMDVKSAELTKYAANAMLATRISFMNELANLADLVGADIEAVRQGIGSDSRIGYGFLYSGTGYGGSCFPKDVSALSKTAIEHGRELKILDAVEAVNEAQKYILVEKIEKRFGKDLSGKKFALWGLAFKPNTDDMREAPSRVIIQELVKRGAQVVAHDPVSMPEAKHCLDLDFKGNPEGLKKVSMVADPMAAVDGCNALIIVTEWKAFRSPDFDLLKSKLKTPIIFDGRNLYEPQAMQELGIEYQGIGRHN is encoded by the coding sequence TTGAAAGTCACCATCATTGGAAGCGGTTATGTCGGTCTTGTTACCGGTGCTTGCTTAGCGGAGCAGGGAAATAACGTTTTTTGTGTTGACGTTGATCCTAAAAAGATTGAGATTCTCAATTCGGGTGGCGTACCTATTTACGAGCCTGGCCTCAAAGAAATGATTGAGCGCAATCGCATAGCGGGCAGGTTACAGTTCTCCACGGATATTGCCGCTTCTGTAGCTCACGGCGATATTCAATTTATCGCTGTCGGCACTCCTCCGGATGAGGATGGTTCTGCTGATCTGCAATATGTTGTCGCAGCTGCCCGCAATATCGGTCGCCATATGACGACACCTAAAGTGATTGTGGATAAGTCAACGGTGCCAGTAGGCACTGCAGACAAAGTATCTACCGCAATTACTGAAGAGTTGAATAAGCGAGGTCTCTCGCCGGAACTGTGCTCGGTAGTCTCTAATCCAGAGTTCCTCAAAGAAGGCGCGGCTGTGGAAGACTTTATGCGCCCCGATCGTATTGTGATTGGCACTCAAAGTACACCAGCGGGATTGCGCGCCAAAGAGCAAATGCGCAAACTCTATGCCCCATTTAACCGTCACCATGAACGTACTTATTACATGGATGTTAAAAGCGCTGAGCTGACTAAATACGCAGCTAATGCGATGTTAGCGACCCGTATCTCCTTTATGAACGAGTTGGCCAATTTAGCCGACTTAGTGGGGGCGGATATTGAAGCGGTACGCCAAGGTATTGGTTCAGACTCTCGCATTGGTTATGGCTTTTTATATTCTGGAACGGGTTACGGCGGTTCTTGCTTTCCAAAGGATGTCTCCGCTTTATCCAAAACTGCCATTGAGCACGGCAGAGAACTGAAGATCCTCGATGCCGTAGAGGCGGTCAATGAAGCGCAAAAATATATCCTGGTGGAAAAGATTGAAAAGCGCTTTGGCAAGGATCTCTCGGGTAAGAAATTTGCTTTGTGGGGGCTGGCATTTAAGCCTAATACCGACGATATGCGCGAAGCGCCAAGTCGAGTCATCATTCAAGAATTAGTAAAACGCGGCGCTCAAGTAGTGGCGCACGATCCAGTCTCCATGCCAGAAGCTAAGCATTGCCTAGATCTGGACTTTAAGGGCAATCCAGAGGGTTTGAAAAAAGTCTCCATGGTGGCTGACCCCATGGCCGCAGTCGATGGCTGTAATGCCTTGATCATTGTGACTGAGTGGAAAGCCTTCCGTAGTCCTGATTTTGACCTACTCAAATCCAAGCTCAAAACCCCGATCATCTTTGATGGCCGTAATTTATATGAGCCACAGGCCATGCAAGAATTGGGTATTGAGTACCAAGGCATTGGTCGTCATAATTAA
- the lapB gene encoding lipopolysaccharide assembly protein LapB — MIQIATSWLLLLPVMFGIGWLASRWDLRLESRMDERERMRQQRSTFKGLSLLLNEQPDQAIETLVKIAQLDPETIELHFALGSLFRRRGETERAIRVHQHLANRDDLKARDRDHAAYELGRDFLRAGLLDRAEASLNRVGEGKFAAPAKESLLEMYQIERDWKKAIIAASELESLQGKSHHTEIAQFHCEIAQEALRRKDLPEVEQSVQLALQAVSNHARALILQGDYLMAMDRPAQAIEAWSIIAKTHPAYMHLLADRWMLAHAALDKADVGLSALCELLKTQASGELLDIVQKHVTKIRGAQAAEEMLVEVMQHSPSLSALSKLAETRLALAQTSGSPERISDLQATLSLLKQRTTSLARYTCGNCGFRARRFYWQCPGCNHWEAYSPRRSEGAVPSGPSM; from the coding sequence ATGATTCAGATTGCCACTTCTTGGCTTTTGTTATTACCAGTCATGTTTGGTATTGGCTGGTTAGCATCGCGCTGGGATTTGCGTCTTGAGAGTCGGATGGATGAGCGTGAACGTATGCGTCAGCAGCGTTCAACATTCAAAGGCTTAAGCCTTTTGCTGAATGAGCAACCAGATCAAGCCATTGAGACCTTAGTCAAGATTGCTCAACTCGACCCTGAAACAATTGAATTGCATTTTGCATTGGGTAGCCTGTTCCGTCGTCGTGGCGAAACTGAGCGTGCGATTCGGGTGCATCAGCATTTAGCCAATCGCGATGACTTAAAGGCTCGTGATCGAGATCATGCAGCATATGAATTAGGCCGTGATTTTTTGAGGGCGGGATTATTGGATCGCGCTGAAGCCTCTTTGAATCGGGTTGGCGAAGGAAAGTTCGCGGCTCCAGCCAAAGAGAGTCTGCTTGAGATGTATCAGATTGAACGCGATTGGAAGAAGGCGATTATTGCCGCTAGCGAACTGGAAAGTTTGCAAGGCAAATCTCACCACACAGAGATTGCGCAATTTCATTGTGAGATTGCGCAAGAGGCTTTGCGTCGTAAGGATTTACCTGAGGTTGAGCAATCAGTTCAATTGGCATTGCAAGCGGTGTCCAACCATGCGCGCGCCTTGATTTTGCAGGGCGATTATTTGATGGCGATGGACCGACCAGCTCAGGCAATAGAGGCTTGGAGCATCATTGCTAAAACACATCCTGCCTATATGCATTTGCTTGCAGACCGCTGGATGCTTGCTCATGCAGCCTTGGATAAGGCTGATGTTGGTTTAAGCGCCTTGTGCGAACTCTTAAAGACGCAGGCTTCTGGTGAGTTGCTCGATATTGTTCAAAAGCATGTGACCAAAATTCGTGGCGCTCAAGCTGCCGAAGAAATGCTAGTAGAAGTGATGCAGCACTCACCAAGCTTGAGCGCTCTATCTAAGTTGGCGGAAACCCGTTTAGCACTTGCCCAGACCAGTGGCAGCCCAGAAAGAATTTCTGATCTTCAGGCCACCCTAAGTTTGTTAAAGCAGCGCACTACTAGCTTGGCCCGCTATACCTGTGGAAATTGTGGTTTTCGTGCGCGACGTTTTTATTGGCAATGTCCGGGTTGCAATCATTGGGAGGCATACTCCCCAAGACGTAGCGAGGGCGCAGTCCCTAGTGGCCCATCAATGTGA